The following are encoded together in the Streptomyces sp. NBC_00341 genome:
- a CDS encoding YhgE/Pip family protein has product MRSPRLAALELRRFGRGRLPRAALAALLLLPLLYGALYLWSFWDPYGRLDRIPVALVNDDKGAAAEGERIEAGDEITGKLLDSKVFDWHEVSAKEADKGVEDGTYYLSLRMPSDFSERIASSSGDSPETGALQVRTNDANNYIVGQISRTVFSEVRTAASANASRGFLDRIFINFSDLHDATAKAAKGADDLRGGIGKAKKGSKDLADGLKDAKAGSSRLAGGIVKLNTGAGDLKTGSHQVADGTQLLADKVNAVAADIRPFLKDNGKSIGDTARLVADSSQTVRDNLDVLVEAAPAAATAAHTASDDLAAVHRTRCEEQPLPDATVCAPLKRAVTAAADVAAVADDVNVLVTNQHGDLKTLRGQLATLQKQADALAERSPHLDEDLSGAVKKINALNTGAHKVAKGAAQLHTGLATAQTGSAELNTGVGDLKKGATSLDGGMVRLKDGSATLAQGLNEGAGKIPDYDKKDRDARTGVMADPVQLASQSLHAAPNYGTGFAPYFIPLSLWVGAMVAYMLIQPLNRRALAAGAPAWRIALAGWLPVAAIGLLQVAALMSVLHWGLGLQMVRAAGTVGFLALVTCCFAAIVQWLNARFGAAGRILVLAVLMLQLTSAGGTYPVQTSPGFFNAIHPYLPMSYVVEGLRRLITGGGLGPVWQGCAVLTAFTAGALALTAVSARRKQMWTVDRLHPELSL; this is encoded by the coding sequence ATGCGTTCGCCGCGACTGGCCGCTCTTGAGCTGCGACGCTTCGGCCGGGGCAGGCTGCCGAGGGCCGCCCTCGCCGCCCTCCTGCTGCTGCCACTGCTCTACGGCGCCCTGTACCTGTGGTCGTTCTGGGACCCGTACGGCCGCCTGGACCGCATCCCGGTCGCCCTGGTCAACGACGACAAGGGCGCCGCCGCCGAGGGCGAGCGCATCGAGGCCGGGGACGAGATCACTGGAAAGCTGCTCGACTCCAAGGTCTTCGACTGGCACGAGGTCAGCGCGAAGGAGGCCGACAAGGGCGTCGAGGACGGCACGTACTACCTCTCGCTGCGCATGCCGTCGGACTTCAGCGAGCGCATCGCCTCCAGCTCCGGGGACTCCCCCGAGACCGGCGCGCTCCAGGTGCGCACCAACGACGCGAACAACTACATCGTCGGCCAGATCTCCCGGACGGTCTTCTCCGAGGTCCGCACCGCCGCCTCTGCCAACGCCTCGCGCGGCTTCCTGGACCGGATCTTCATCAACTTCTCCGATCTCCACGACGCGACGGCGAAGGCCGCCAAGGGCGCCGACGATCTCCGGGGCGGCATCGGCAAGGCGAAGAAGGGCTCCAAGGACCTCGCGGACGGGCTGAAGGACGCGAAGGCGGGCAGCAGCCGGCTGGCCGGCGGCATCGTCAAGCTGAACACCGGCGCGGGCGACCTGAAGACCGGCTCGCACCAGGTCGCGGACGGCACGCAGTTGCTCGCCGACAAGGTGAACGCGGTGGCGGCCGACATCCGCCCGTTCCTGAAGGACAACGGAAAGTCGATCGGGGACACCGCCCGGCTGGTGGCCGATTCCTCGCAGACCGTACGGGACAACCTCGACGTGCTGGTCGAGGCCGCGCCCGCCGCCGCCACCGCGGCGCACACGGCATCCGACGATCTCGCCGCCGTCCACCGCACCCGGTGCGAGGAGCAGCCGCTCCCCGACGCCACCGTCTGCGCACCGCTCAAGCGGGCCGTGACGGCCGCCGCCGATGTGGCGGCCGTGGCCGACGACGTGAACGTCCTGGTGACGAACCAGCACGGGGACCTCAAGACGCTCCGGGGCCAACTGGCCACCCTGCAGAAGCAGGCCGACGCCCTCGCCGAGCGCTCACCGCACCTGGACGAGGACCTGAGCGGCGCGGTCAAGAAGATCAACGCGCTCAACACCGGCGCCCACAAGGTCGCCAAGGGCGCCGCCCAGCTGCACACCGGGCTGGCCACGGCCCAGACGGGTTCGGCCGAGCTGAACACCGGCGTGGGCGATCTGAAGAAGGGCGCGACGAGCCTGGACGGCGGGATGGTCCGGCTCAAGGACGGTTCGGCCACCCTCGCCCAGGGACTCAACGAGGGGGCCGGCAAGATCCCCGACTACGACAAGAAGGACCGTGACGCCCGTACCGGGGTGATGGCCGACCCGGTGCAGCTCGCATCCCAGTCGCTGCACGCCGCCCCGAACTACGGCACCGGCTTCGCGCCGTACTTCATCCCGCTCTCCCTCTGGGTCGGCGCGATGGTGGCGTACATGCTGATCCAGCCGCTGAACCGGCGCGCGCTTGCCGCCGGGGCCCCGGCCTGGCGGATCGCCCTCGCGGGCTGGCTGCCGGTGGCGGCGATCGGGCTGCTCCAGGTGGCCGCCCTGATGTCCGTACTGCACTGGGGCCTCGGACTGCAGATGGTCCGGGCAGCCGGGACGGTCGGCTTCCTGGCGCTGGTGACCTGCTGTTTCGCCGCGATCGTGCAGTGGCTGAACGCCCGCTTCGGGGCGGCGGGGCGCATCCTCGTCCTCGCGGTGCTGATGCTCCAGCTGACCTCGGCCGGGGGCACTTACCCCGTCCAGACCAGTCCGGGCTTCTTCAACGCGATCCATCCCTATCTGCCGATGAGCTACGTCGTCGAGGGGCTGCGCCGGCTGATCACGGGCGGCGGGCTCGGCCCTGTCTGGCAGGGCTGCGCGGTGCTGACGGCCTTCACCGCGGGCGCTCTCGCGCTGACCGCCGTCTCGGCGCGCCGCAAGCAGATGTGGACCGTGGACCGGCTGCACCCGGAGCTGAGCCTGTGA
- a CDS encoding TetR/AcrR family transcriptional regulator codes for MESSSTTRRQATRQKLYEAAVTLIAEKGFSATTVDEIAERAGVAKGTVYYNFKSKTELFEELLRHGVGLLTASLRAAEEETDARGGSRVEALDAMIRAGLAFIDRYPAFTQLYVAELWRTNRAWQATLLVVRQEAVAVVEGVLRAGVAGGELSEEIDIPLTAAALVGMVLVAALDWQAFQPERSIDDVHSALSLLLHGRVSGR; via the coding sequence ATGGAAAGCAGTAGCACCACGCGCCGCCAGGCCACCCGGCAGAAGCTCTACGAGGCGGCCGTGACCCTCATCGCCGAGAAGGGCTTCTCGGCCACCACGGTGGACGAGATCGCCGAGCGCGCCGGGGTCGCCAAGGGCACGGTCTACTACAACTTCAAGAGCAAGACCGAGCTGTTCGAGGAGTTGCTGCGGCACGGCGTCGGACTGCTCACCGCCTCGCTGCGTGCGGCGGAGGAGGAGACCGACGCCCGGGGCGGCAGCCGGGTCGAGGCACTGGACGCCATGATCCGGGCGGGTCTGGCCTTCATCGACCGCTATCCCGCCTTCACCCAGCTGTACGTGGCGGAGCTCTGGCGCACGAACCGGGCCTGGCAGGCGACCCTACTGGTGGTGCGTCAGGAGGCCGTCGCCGTGGTCGAGGGAGTGCTCAGGGCGGGAGTCGCGGGCGGCGAGCTCAGCGAGGAGATCGACATCCCGCTGACGGCGGCCGCGCTCGTCGGCATGGTGCTGGTGGCGGCGCTGGACTGGCAGGCGTTCCAGCCGGAGCGGTCGATCGACGACGTGCACTCGGCGCTGTCCCTGCTGCTGCACGGCCGCGTCAGCGGGCGCTGA